Proteins co-encoded in one Marinomonas sp. IMCC 4694 genomic window:
- the traC gene encoding type IV secretion system protein TraC, whose translation MKASLYSGQRASELLPVLAYSDDEQLFFMEDQSVGFGFLCDPLPGGDESVADRVNVLLNNDWPKDTLLQFGLYASPDIQTDLQRMMGLRHRQSDPLLRASIRKRADFLDGGTVQPIEESTQTQVRNFQLIVTCKLPLESPIPTERELSRASALRASFSQALATVGFRVTEMTDRNWLAALSAQLNWGKDASWRNPSPIRSEADKPLREQVLDYDRAIKVDSQGLMLGDYRVKTLSFKRLPERIWFGHAASFAGDMMTGSRGLRGSFLLNVTIHFPSAEAMRSRLETKRQWAVNQAYGPMLKFVPVLAAKKKGFDVLFEALQEGDRPIRANMTLTLFSPTEEASISSVSNARTYFKELGFELMEDKYFCLPIFLNALPFGADRQAMNDLFRFKTMATRHVIPLLPLFADWKGTGTPVINFVSRNGQIMSVSLYDSGSNYNCCIAAQSGSGKSFLVNEIISSYLSEGGQCWVIDVGRSYEKLCEVYDGEFLQFGRDSGICLNPFEIVEDYDEEADVLVGLLAAMAAPTQSLTDFQMANLKRQTRELWEKKGRAMLVDDVAEALKNHEDRRVQDVGEQLYPFTTQGEYGRFFNGHNNIRFKNRFTVLELEELKGRKHLQQVVLLQLIYQIQQEMYLGERDRRKIVFIDEAWDLLTQGDVGKFIETGYRRFRKYGGSAVTVTQSVNDLYDSPTGKAIAENSANMYLLGQKAETINALKKEGRLPLGEGGYEYLKTVHTVTGVYSEIFFITEMGTGIGRLIVDPFHKLLYSSRAEDVNAIKQLTRKGLSVADAISQLLKERGYE comes from the coding sequence ATGAAAGCCTCTCTGTATTCAGGGCAACGCGCTTCAGAGCTCTTGCCAGTATTGGCCTATTCAGACGATGAGCAACTGTTTTTCATGGAAGACCAAAGTGTTGGCTTTGGTTTTCTATGTGACCCATTGCCGGGTGGTGATGAGTCTGTTGCAGACAGGGTTAATGTTCTACTTAACAACGACTGGCCAAAAGACACTTTGCTGCAATTTGGCCTGTACGCATCCCCTGATATTCAAACCGACCTTCAGCGCATGATGGGCTTACGGCATCGTCAATCCGATCCATTGCTTAGGGCGTCGATACGCAAACGTGCGGATTTCCTCGATGGGGGCACGGTTCAACCGATAGAAGAATCGACCCAGACTCAGGTACGCAACTTTCAACTGATCGTCACCTGCAAATTGCCTTTGGAAAGTCCTATACCGACGGAGCGTGAGTTGAGTCGAGCATCCGCGCTTCGGGCTTCTTTCTCGCAAGCGCTGGCAACGGTTGGTTTTCGCGTCACTGAGATGACTGACCGAAACTGGCTCGCGGCATTAAGTGCGCAGCTTAACTGGGGAAAAGATGCTTCCTGGCGCAATCCATCACCAATCCGCAGTGAGGCAGATAAACCACTTCGAGAGCAAGTGTTGGATTATGACCGAGCTATCAAGGTGGATAGCCAAGGTCTGATGCTGGGTGATTACCGAGTTAAAACCTTATCGTTTAAGCGCTTGCCTGAGCGGATCTGGTTTGGTCATGCCGCAAGTTTTGCGGGCGATATGATGACGGGCAGTCGCGGTTTACGCGGAAGCTTTTTGCTGAATGTCACCATTCACTTTCCTTCAGCTGAGGCGATGCGATCTCGTCTAGAGACGAAGCGTCAATGGGCGGTCAATCAGGCCTATGGCCCGATGCTCAAGTTTGTGCCGGTGCTTGCAGCCAAGAAAAAGGGATTTGATGTTCTTTTTGAAGCCTTGCAAGAAGGTGATCGTCCTATTCGGGCAAACATGACCTTAACGCTGTTTTCACCAACTGAAGAAGCGTCCATCAGCTCTGTTTCAAATGCTCGAACTTATTTCAAAGAACTCGGATTTGAGCTGATGGAAGACAAGTACTTCTGTTTGCCCATTTTCCTGAATGCCTTGCCATTTGGTGCTGACCGCCAAGCGATGAACGACTTGTTTCGATTCAAGACCATGGCGACACGGCATGTGATCCCTCTGTTGCCTTTGTTTGCGGATTGGAAAGGCACTGGCACGCCGGTGATTAACTTTGTTTCCCGTAATGGCCAGATCATGAGTGTGTCCCTTTATGACTCGGGCAGTAATTACAATTGTTGCATCGCGGCGCAATCGGGATCGGGTAAGTCATTCCTGGTGAACGAAATCATCTCCTCCTACTTATCTGAAGGCGGGCAATGCTGGGTGATTGATGTTGGCCGCTCTTATGAAAAGCTGTGTGAAGTCTATGACGGTGAGTTCTTACAGTTCGGGCGAGACAGTGGCATTTGCTTAAATCCGTTTGAAATCGTTGAGGACTATGACGAAGAAGCGGATGTGTTGGTTGGGTTATTGGCCGCAATGGCCGCACCTACGCAGTCATTAACCGATTTTCAGATGGCAAACCTAAAGCGTCAGACCCGTGAACTGTGGGAGAAAAAAGGTCGTGCCATGTTGGTTGATGATGTGGCAGAGGCCTTGAAAAATCACGAAGACCGACGTGTGCAAGACGTGGGTGAGCAGCTCTATCCGTTTACGACACAGGGCGAATATGGCCGATTCTTTAATGGCCACAACAATATTCGCTTCAAAAACCGTTTCACCGTTCTGGAGTTAGAAGAGCTTAAGGGGCGTAAGCATCTACAACAAGTAGTGTTGCTTCAGCTTATCTACCAAATCCAACAAGAGATGTACTTAGGTGAGCGGGATCGTCGCAAGATTGTGTTCATTGACGAAGCTTGGGATCTGCTGACTCAAGGTGATGTCGGTAAGTTCATTGAGACGGGTTACCGTCGATTTCGAAAATATGGCGGCAGTGCTGTAACGGTAACGCAGTCGGTCAACGATTTGTATGACAGCCCAACAGGTAAAGCCATCGCTGAAAACTCGGCCAATATGTACCTGCTTGGCCAAAAAGCTGAAACCATCAACGCGCTCAAAAAAGAAGGCCGCTTGCCACTAGGTGAAGGCGGCTATGAATACCTGAAAACGGTTCATACCGTCACGGGTGTCTATTCCGAAATTTTCTTTATTACCGAGATGGGCACCGGGATTGGCCGCCTCATCGTCGATCCGTTTCACAAGCTGTTGTACTCGTCCCGTGCAGAAGATGTAAACGCGATTAAACAGTTAACGCGCAAAGGCCTTTCTGTTGCTGATGCCATCTCTCAGTTGTTGAAGGAGCGAGGCTATGAATAA
- a CDS encoding TraU family protein, protein MKKLNNTYRLLRTLVVMFVLGASIPAKAELTCPDAGLLSGKLLTDVCWSCIFPIRVAGLPLGSGSVPSGASNKSFCLCEDNLGVPRPGIVTSMWEPARLIELVRTPGCSPSLGGIRLPLGDRRLQGGHGEGEYDTGDLAFYHYHYYAFPLLVMLDLFMDGNCNADGYMDFDLMYLSELDPTWLNDELAFFTQPEAAAVANPLAISACTADAASSTLGKPIDQLFWCAGSWGHLYPLSGHTLAFGSLAENTSHLAARAIAAQHRRGLARRTMGNSALCRPVIEPMLPKSQYKMSMFFPVPETESAHVIGESTMKWGEWRTIPGAGEDALYILWRWQDCCNSGG, encoded by the coding sequence ATGAAAAAGCTCAATAATACGTATCGTCTGTTGCGGACTCTCGTTGTCATGTTTGTCCTTGGCGCATCTATTCCTGCAAAAGCCGAACTGACCTGCCCAGACGCGGGGTTATTGTCGGGTAAGTTGCTGACGGATGTTTGCTGGTCATGCATTTTTCCTATCCGAGTTGCGGGTCTTCCTCTTGGCTCTGGCAGTGTCCCAAGCGGCGCATCAAACAAGTCATTTTGCTTATGTGAAGACAACTTAGGTGTGCCAAGGCCAGGTATTGTTACCAGCATGTGGGAGCCAGCGCGTTTGATTGAACTGGTCAGAACGCCAGGTTGTTCGCCTTCCCTGGGAGGGATTCGTTTACCGTTAGGTGATAGACGACTGCAAGGTGGTCATGGCGAGGGTGAATACGACACCGGTGATCTTGCTTTCTACCATTACCATTATTACGCCTTTCCGCTTTTGGTCATGCTCGATTTGTTCATGGATGGCAATTGCAATGCCGATGGTTACATGGACTTTGACTTGATGTATTTGTCGGAATTGGACCCAACATGGCTGAACGATGAACTGGCCTTTTTTACTCAGCCTGAAGCTGCTGCTGTTGCTAATCCATTGGCTATCTCTGCTTGTACCGCTGACGCTGCTTCATCAACGCTTGGTAAACCCATCGACCAGTTGTTTTGGTGTGCTGGCAGTTGGGGCCATCTCTATCCGTTATCTGGCCACACCTTAGCCTTTGGTTCATTAGCAGAAAACACCAGCCATTTAGCGGCGCGTGCAATCGCGGCTCAACACAGGCGTGGTCTTGCAAGACGAACAATGGGGAACAGTGCGCTATGCCGACCTGTTATCGAACCCATGCTGCCGAAATCCCAATACAAGATGAGTATGTTCTTCCCTGTACCGGAAACTGAAAGTGCGCATGTCATCGGTGAAAGCACCATGAAATGGGGAGAGTGGCGAACGATCCCCGGTGCCGGTGAAGATGCTCTCTACATTTTGTGGCGCTGGCAAGACTGCTGTAACTCGGGAGGTTAA
- the traN gene encoding conjugal transfer protein TraN, translated as MKPTLFTRVLAGILSITMACLPLHGVAADVQRQSGLSGQQEGKQLLQNWTMPALNGNTLSVPNGSGNESINLQELFPGMDQGSLDVLTGVYGSDASMNQLGTQRQESMASESGATGEAFRSLQQIKDRSRPDMVNDPLWALTDAVQTDPNLLTQSFPGCESQGEGSPNYQQCDRLNTAVNSCTITHDYTAGIIEHVSGPMNLRSCGEGCLEVWIGRIGDNYWSGRCKVFEQAITLKVVNPDAITSAVLEYAKWDDYMQVWLGDQKVWSGPNNNFPPETAGRCELSTSWERNPNTDLTARLKAVEPGLEVPVKIRVSVTGSGEGYARIKVRFDPTKVVMNDSWSPQSCIEQAADIPTKFSDYSIQCTDQPSSTNGCTVVNGVSVCESYFAPSPVAGISPLCRRVQVSVDDESYKGIENQACQVLEANPSCGFMSSECAETNDKGECIRFTDTYDCGLQTSDPKCVVSNLMPSNFEACEPTQTITPFTETKHVPDYQVCEKISTLTQCQLERRVSAETHQQSLSIERGCFSSETLSFVPQHSSTMQTGNATLRIFDNQNTEIKITESPSKANGWKTALSLTGNKETVTETKPSIKYPEMTCPKGTLVGSLCKVVNGSIISWHEPREVTRSRCESGWNKVDFDTCSREVQKCLAPAKLRASLTFSGKYLEQDIVHQSSDPGIDQCLMQTDQFTAVQWQCLDTGTKRIDGLTVGSGELANLGSLYPAVVSSPAHLTSRGSSDGLGLSCWRARATYNASTAHPEFNMGSSDSWVDANGNTQTIVNNGQNTTTNTCAALEQNPACQYVRTECTEGGAGHEGFCYIQSLVYDCGQSVEVQNARMETQYNCEGPVRCMGTDCLEPESIKQANFAEAAAMLNAAQFMTNDMSCTGADGQDNVECTVFKGNAGQCKKAVGGIVDCCEKPSGVSLSDYITMIVAVNKLDTAVMAMNPSSAIYGSWNTLREPITSTWSAVKEPFVSAWDSLMGAGPSTAAGAGAEQAATGFMQVLTNKTAEWVGTTFGSGAQSALFSNVGGAVGADGVVSGGNFALGGAAGAVLSTVMTAYMIYSVTMILIQLIWKCEQSEFEMNAKRVLKSCHYVGSYCKSKFLGACVEKRQSYCCFTSPLSRIIQEQVRPQLGLGWGSAKSPNCEGLTASQLNQVDWSQVNLDEWIGILSITGNLPEIPSLDLERLTGSGSTLNVDGNRQSAADRAIERLNGMDAQKLRQDATEEISGND; from the coding sequence ATGAAACCAACACTTTTTACCCGAGTTTTAGCGGGTATTTTATCAATCACTATGGCGTGCTTGCCCTTACATGGTGTGGCCGCTGATGTGCAGCGCCAATCCGGCCTAAGCGGACAACAAGAAGGTAAGCAATTGCTGCAAAACTGGACGATGCCCGCACTCAATGGCAATACATTGTCGGTGCCGAATGGCAGTGGTAATGAGTCCATTAACTTGCAAGAGCTTTTCCCTGGTATGGATCAGGGCTCATTGGATGTCTTAACGGGCGTTTATGGCTCTGATGCCAGTATGAATCAATTGGGGACGCAGCGCCAAGAGAGCATGGCATCCGAAAGTGGCGCTACGGGTGAGGCGTTTCGCTCGCTACAGCAAATCAAAGACAGGTCTCGGCCAGATATGGTCAATGATCCGCTTTGGGCATTAACTGATGCGGTTCAAACTGACCCTAATCTATTGACGCAAAGCTTCCCAGGCTGTGAATCTCAAGGTGAAGGCAGTCCAAATTACCAGCAATGCGACAGGCTCAATACAGCGGTTAACAGTTGCACTATTACTCACGATTACACGGCTGGCATCATTGAGCATGTTTCAGGGCCGATGAACCTTCGCTCCTGTGGTGAGGGGTGTCTTGAAGTTTGGATTGGACGAATAGGCGACAACTACTGGAGTGGCCGTTGTAAAGTGTTTGAACAGGCCATCACACTCAAAGTCGTGAACCCTGATGCGATTACCTCAGCCGTTCTTGAGTACGCCAAATGGGATGACTACATGCAAGTGTGGCTTGGCGATCAGAAAGTCTGGTCTGGGCCGAACAATAACTTTCCACCAGAAACGGCAGGTCGCTGCGAGCTTAGTACCAGTTGGGAGCGCAATCCAAATACCGATCTCACTGCCAGGCTAAAAGCGGTAGAACCAGGTTTAGAAGTGCCGGTAAAAATTCGCGTATCGGTTACGGGTAGTGGTGAGGGGTATGCACGCATCAAGGTGCGCTTTGATCCAACCAAGGTGGTGATGAATGATAGTTGGTCGCCGCAATCCTGTATCGAACAAGCAGCGGATATTCCGACGAAGTTTTCAGACTACAGCATTCAATGCACGGATCAGCCGTCTTCAACCAACGGATGTACGGTGGTCAATGGTGTTTCAGTTTGTGAATCCTATTTTGCCCCAAGCCCTGTGGCTGGCATATCGCCTTTGTGTCGGCGTGTACAAGTCAGTGTGGATGACGAAAGCTATAAGGGAATTGAAAATCAGGCCTGCCAAGTGCTTGAAGCGAACCCTTCCTGTGGCTTCATGTCGTCAGAATGTGCCGAGACCAATGATAAAGGTGAATGCATTCGTTTTACCGATACCTATGACTGTGGATTGCAAACCAGCGATCCAAAGTGCGTAGTATCCAATCTTATGCCGAGTAATTTTGAGGCCTGTGAGCCTACTCAGACGATTACGCCATTTACAGAAACCAAGCATGTACCGGATTACCAGGTGTGCGAGAAGATCAGCACGCTTACTCAGTGTCAGTTAGAGCGACGTGTATCCGCTGAAACCCATCAACAAAGCTTGTCCATTGAGCGCGGTTGCTTTAGCTCTGAAACGCTCAGCTTTGTTCCACAGCACAGCAGTACTATGCAAACTGGAAACGCGACACTGAGGATTTTTGATAATCAAAATACTGAGATAAAAATCACCGAGTCGCCATCCAAGGCAAATGGTTGGAAAACGGCACTCTCATTGACGGGCAATAAGGAGACGGTGACTGAGACGAAACCGTCCATTAAGTACCCTGAAATGACGTGTCCAAAAGGAACCTTGGTTGGTTCATTGTGTAAAGTCGTCAATGGGTCGATTATTTCGTGGCATGAACCCCGGGAGGTCACTCGTTCTAGATGCGAGTCCGGCTGGAACAAAGTCGATTTCGATACTTGCAGCCGAGAAGTTCAGAAGTGTTTGGCTCCTGCGAAACTGAGAGCTTCATTGACCTTCTCCGGCAAGTACTTAGAACAGGACATTGTTCATCAATCAAGTGATCCCGGCATAGACCAATGCTTGATGCAAACAGATCAGTTCACTGCGGTGCAGTGGCAGTGTTTGGATACGGGCACAAAACGAATCGACGGGTTAACGGTTGGTAGTGGCGAGTTGGCCAATCTTGGAAGCCTTTATCCGGCGGTAGTTTCGTCTCCTGCTCATTTAACTAGTCGCGGCAGTTCTGATGGACTGGGGCTCTCATGCTGGAGGGCAAGAGCGACCTACAATGCTTCGACTGCTCATCCAGAGTTCAACATGGGCAGCTCAGATAGCTGGGTAGATGCCAATGGTAATACACAAACCATCGTCAATAACGGACAAAACACGACCACCAATACGTGTGCCGCGCTAGAGCAAAACCCTGCCTGCCAGTATGTCAGAACCGAATGCACTGAAGGCGGGGCTGGTCATGAAGGCTTCTGTTATATCCAAAGTTTGGTGTATGACTGCGGACAAAGCGTTGAAGTGCAAAACGCTCGAATGGAAACTCAATACAACTGTGAGGGGCCAGTTCGCTGTATGGGCACAGATTGTTTAGAGCCAGAGTCAATTAAGCAGGCTAACTTTGCAGAAGCCGCTGCGATGCTTAATGCGGCGCAGTTTATGACCAATGATATGTCATGCACGGGAGCTGATGGCCAAGATAACGTCGAGTGTACGGTTTTTAAAGGTAATGCAGGCCAGTGCAAAAAAGCCGTTGGCGGTATAGTGGATTGCTGTGAAAAGCCAAGTGGCGTGTCGTTATCGGATTACATCACGATGATAGTGGCAGTTAACAAGCTTGATACAGCAGTCATGGCCATGAATCCGTCGTCGGCAATCTATGGTTCGTGGAATACGCTGAGGGAACCGATAACGAGTACCTGGAGTGCGGTTAAAGAGCCTTTTGTGTCTGCATGGGACTCTCTCATGGGGGCTGGGCCATCAACGGCTGCTGGCGCGGGAGCGGAGCAAGCTGCGACAGGCTTCATGCAGGTGTTGACCAACAAAACGGCTGAATGGGTAGGCACTACCTTTGGTTCGGGGGCGCAATCGGCACTGTTTAGTAACGTTGGTGGCGCGGTTGGAGCCGATGGTGTTGTTTCGGGTGGTAACTTCGCGCTGGGTGGCGCTGCTGGCGCGGTTCTGAGTACGGTTATGACGGCCTACATGATTTATTCAGTCACCATGATCCTCATTCAGCTTATCTGGAAATGTGAGCAGAGTGAGTTTGAAATGAACGCCAAGCGAGTATTGAAGAGTTGCCACTACGTAGGCTCTTACTGCAAGTCTAAGTTCTTAGGTGCCTGTGTTGAGAAACGGCAATCATATTGCTGCTTTACTTCGCCGCTTTCACGGATCATTCAGGAACAAGTGCGTCCGCAACTTGGTCTTGGCTGGGGCAGTGCCAAGTCACCAAACTGTGAAGGTTTGACCGCGAGTCAGTTAAACCAGGTAGATTGGAGCCAAGTCAATCTGGATGAATGGATAGGTATCTTGTCGATCACGGGCAACCTACCTGAAATACCGTCACTGGATCTGGAACGACTCACCGGCTCAGGAAGTACCCTAAACGTGGATGGAAACCGTCAGAGTGCCGCAGACAGAGCTATTGAAAGGCTAAACGGAATGGATGCACAGAAACTGCGTCAGGATGCGACGGAAGAAATTTCGGGTAATGACTGA
- a CDS encoding TrbC family F-type conjugative pilus assembly protein, producing MRRLCLLFLLVAPLAWVQVSWAQEPYPLSDEDKKIVEMSRSILQSAVDGSSEFIEPFSPIEQPASLKHDDEWLIFASSSLGDSSLKQLFKEASVTGAIVLFRGIPEGKTLGAAIRDWHTLMAGLDPVPQVRIDPKAFVHWRVTSVPAIFRIDDDKVTASALGVYSKDWLQRQIETGNTGSLGQRGPIHSILEPDLMQVAMQRLQSIDLGALKKKAIERFWSRQTFTDLPKATQYRIRTVDPTIVMQRPLLDANGRTLIPAGTRINQLKALPFTQQLVVFNASNAEEVDAVAHWLEGQDRTLRRITLITTQLDRAQGWNSLNALEKTLDSPVYLLNASLKQRFDLQVTPSFVQAKGLAFEIEEIPAKELVHEKAQ from the coding sequence ATGAGAAGACTATGCCTCTTATTTTTGTTGGTTGCTCCATTGGCTTGGGTTCAAGTGTCCTGGGCACAAGAGCCTTATCCGTTGTCTGATGAGGACAAAAAGATCGTCGAAATGAGCCGCAGCATTTTACAAAGTGCTGTGGATGGTTCATCTGAATTTATCGAGCCTTTTTCACCGATTGAACAACCTGCGTCGCTCAAACACGACGATGAATGGTTGATATTTGCGTCGTCCTCATTGGGGGATTCGTCACTGAAGCAACTATTTAAAGAGGCCAGTGTTACCGGTGCTATTGTGTTGTTTCGGGGAATTCCTGAAGGAAAGACCTTGGGGGCGGCTATCCGTGATTGGCATACCCTGATGGCGGGACTTGATCCTGTTCCTCAGGTTCGAATCGATCCGAAAGCCTTTGTGCACTGGCGGGTGACTAGCGTGCCTGCCATTTTTCGCATAGACGATGACAAGGTGACTGCAAGTGCACTAGGGGTTTACAGCAAGGACTGGTTGCAACGCCAAATTGAAACCGGCAATACCGGTTCATTGGGTCAACGCGGTCCGATTCATTCGATTTTAGAACCGGATTTGATGCAAGTGGCGATGCAGCGATTACAGTCGATTGACTTGGGCGCATTAAAGAAAAAAGCCATTGAGCGTTTCTGGTCTCGCCAAACATTCACTGACTTACCCAAAGCCACGCAGTATCGGATAAGAACGGTTGATCCAACCATCGTCATGCAGCGGCCACTATTGGATGCCAATGGCCGAACATTGATCCCAGCAGGAACGCGTATTAACCAGCTAAAAGCCTTGCCATTTACTCAGCAGCTCGTGGTGTTTAATGCGTCGAACGCTGAAGAAGTGGACGCAGTAGCGCATTGGCTTGAGGGCCAAGATAGGACGCTGCGCCGCATTACGCTTATCACCACGCAGCTCGACCGTGCTCAAGGTTGGAATAGCCTCAATGCGCTCGAAAAGACATTGGACAGTCCGGTTTATCTTCTCAATGCCTCGCTAAAGCAGCGCTTTGATTTGCAAGTCACCCCATCGTTTGTTCAAGCAAAGGGACTCGCGTTTGAAATAGAAGAAATTCCAGCAAAGGAGCTTGTTCATGAAAAAGCTCAATAA
- a CDS encoding S26 family signal peptidase, whose product MQILRKRMPWRPYLIRLTVLALIMALVGTYAMMRYRIGIDTQQERCLPDTTVYLIDLWNKEPVKDGLYAFHSKGLAPLYNDGTRMLKRLTGMPGDEVKVTPEHVLVNGAEVSTGMALAQRLGVAESQFSRSLTLQENEYWFSGEAATSFDSRYWNAVKREQIVGRAWPLW is encoded by the coding sequence ATGCAGATACTCCGTAAAAGAATGCCTTGGCGGCCATACCTCATCCGGTTGACTGTTCTTGCGTTAATCATGGCCTTGGTAGGCACCTACGCCATGATGCGCTACCGAATAGGTATTGATACCCAGCAAGAGCGCTGCCTGCCTGATACCACGGTGTATCTGATTGACCTATGGAATAAAGAGCCCGTTAAGGATGGTTTGTATGCCTTCCACTCAAAAGGACTCGCTCCGTTATATAACGACGGTACTCGGATGCTGAAACGCCTAACAGGGATGCCTGGGGATGAAGTCAAGGTGACGCCTGAGCATGTGCTGGTGAACGGTGCTGAAGTCTCAACCGGCATGGCATTAGCCCAGCGTCTTGGTGTAGCGGAATCACAATTTAGCCGCTCATTGACGCTGCAAGAAAACGAATATTGGTTTTCCGGCGAGGCTGCAACGAGTTTCGACTCCCGTTATTGGAATGCAGTTAAGCGCGAGCAGATTGTCGGTCGCGCTTGGCCGCTTTGGTAG